Proteins encoded together in one Kutzneria kofuensis window:
- a CDS encoding J domain-containing protein, giving the protein MAEVDYYELLGVSRGASAAEVKSAYRALAKVMHPDAGGTAGTFRLLQLAYETLTDPTRRARYDLGDPPEPAPATAPRTRRPAPRRDFGDDPNYVPKLPRIDPRGIPWWQTVDAGERVRYVPQVGPGHAPVVVALASLILLLSILLAINLSPFLLAVVLVLMAAAVVVLVRMGRGLLAAKREHQAFTAEIGTSKSFGLPGDRAEKLTAELLAKYLNRLPGVRVFHGLALPDSVFADVDHAVLCGHRLVLIESKLWLPGHYEVDDAGAMWRNGHPFRGGAVRLEDSIDAFADLLPGVEVRGAVLIYPSRAGEVSTGDPDDALAPPMSPHRFVAELGQWLAADPSTVDRDVFRLVLDRVVS; this is encoded by the coding sequence GTGGCCGAGGTCGACTACTACGAACTGCTCGGAGTCTCGCGCGGTGCATCGGCCGCCGAGGTGAAGTCGGCCTACCGTGCGCTGGCCAAGGTGATGCACCCGGACGCGGGCGGCACCGCCGGCACGTTCCGGCTGCTCCAGCTCGCGTACGAGACGTTGACCGACCCGACCCGGCGCGCCCGCTACGACCTCGGCGACCCGCCGGAGCCGGCGCCGGCCACCGCCCCGCGGACCAGAAGACCCGCGCCGAGGCGGGATTTCGGCGACGACCCGAACTACGTGCCGAAGCTGCCGCGGATCGATCCGCGTGGCATCCCCTGGTGGCAGACCGTCGACGCCGGCGAGCGGGTCCGGTACGTGCCGCAGGTCGGGCCCGGTCACGCCCCCGTCGTGGTCGCGCTGGCCAGCCTGATCCTGTTGCTCTCCATCCTGTTGGCGATCAACCTGAGCCCGTTCTTACTGGCCGTCGTGCTGGTCCTGATGGCCGCCGCCGTTGTCGTGCTCGTCCGGATGGGGCGGGGCTTACTGGCCGCGAAGCGGGAGCACCAGGCCTTCACCGCCGAGATCGGCACCAGCAAGTCGTTCGGCCTGCCGGGTGACCGGGCCGAGAAGCTGACCGCCGAGCTGCTGGCCAAGTACCTCAACCGGCTGCCCGGCGTGCGTGTCTTCCATGGCCTCGCGCTGCCCGACTCCGTGTTCGCCGACGTCGACCACGCCGTGCTGTGCGGCCATCGGCTGGTGCTGATCGAGTCGAAGCTGTGGCTGCCCGGTCATTACGAGGTCGACGACGCCGGCGCGATGTGGCGCAACGGCCATCCGTTCCGCGGTGGCGCCGTGCGGCTGGAGGACTCCATCGACGCCTTCGCCGACCTGCTGCCCGGCGTCGAGGTGCGGGGCGCGGTGCTGATCTACCCCAGCCGCGCCGGCGAGGTGTCCACCGGCGACCCCGACGACGCCTTGGCGCCGCCCATGAGCCCGCACCGCTTCGTGGCCGAGCTGGGCCAGTGGCTCGCCGCCGATCCGTCCACTGTGGATCGAGACGTGTTCCGGCTCGTGCTCGACCGGGTGGTGTCGTAG
- a CDS encoding SWIM zinc finger family protein encodes MSSGLGAQFVAVLESLGMASRLRQGRLAARAGQVLSMSLSTSVVVAQVQDGSRTHRCRIGIKAFTKPEWVAVEKALAGQALHAARLLAGEVPYEMFADLGLRLFPDDMRELAMDCTCDTWDMPCQHLAAVCHLLAELFDQDPFQALAWRGRGRDELLSRLGEIRRSTRETPPVKGFWRLQHPAGAPADHSDAKPVAGPTSPSAAESASAAPAVRPDAVLDELAPLPLDLRGERVVDLLRPAYHTMAHKPTD; translated from the coding sequence GTGAGTAGCGGTCTCGGCGCCCAGTTCGTCGCCGTCCTGGAGTCCCTCGGCATGGCTTCCCGGCTGCGCCAGGGCCGGCTCGCCGCTCGCGCCGGCCAGGTCCTGAGCATGTCCTTGTCCACCAGCGTTGTCGTCGCCCAGGTCCAGGACGGTTCTCGGACCCATCGGTGCCGTATCGGCATCAAGGCCTTCACCAAGCCCGAGTGGGTCGCTGTCGAGAAGGCCCTCGCCGGTCAGGCCCTGCATGCCGCCCGGCTGCTCGCCGGCGAGGTCCCCTACGAGATGTTCGCCGACCTGGGCCTGCGGCTGTTCCCCGATGACATGCGTGAGCTGGCCATGGACTGCACCTGCGACACGTGGGACATGCCCTGCCAGCACCTCGCCGCCGTCTGCCATCTCCTGGCCGAACTCTTCGACCAGGACCCTTTCCAGGCCCTGGCCTGGCGCGGTCGCGGCCGTGACGAGCTCTTGTCCCGGCTCGGCGAGATCCGCCGCAGCACCCGGGAAACCCCGCCCGTCAAAGGCTTCTGGCGACTGCAGCACCCCGCCGGCGCCCCAGCCGATCACTCGGACGCCAAGCCGGTCGCCGGACCGACCAGCCCCTCTGCCGCCGAGTCGGCCAGTGCCGCGCCCGCCGTCCGTCCCGACGCCGTCCTCGACGAGCTGGCTCCCCTGCCGCTGGACCTGCGGGGCGAACGCGTCGTCGACCTGCTCCGCCCCGCGTACCACACCATGGCCCACAAGCCAACCGACTGA
- a CDS encoding DEAD/DEAH box helicase has translation MALWAEDPALPRDADGDAHPFAVPPPHGKVETRTITLPSTESGPLASTDPSDGQRLRPWQVPVGVVDAAVLAELLDDELGDTVRFLADVAAFAENLVSRGRVVPDEESRWRAVLSGVDSARFVALAGAMPPACRAESLDTDSGIILQYTVDRIVDEEVRRRLAGVRLSRGRSELDRWLAALTGEPKSFPGLEKPLAAWRATAASDSPVRTCFRLSSPDLEDDDFWLLEVLLQSVDDPSVLVPAKQIWHGNDDVLYRWIDDPQAQVLADLGRASRLHRGLEQLLRQPQPAELRTDADGAHAFLLDAALLTQAGFAVLLPAKWGHLGMRLSARSPQAIGTVAHERGMGLNLLVDYKWQLALGGEPLTDAEMATLSAAKVPLVRLRGRWLHLDRKRLAAGLDYLGRSGRGTMTAGEVLWAEQADLPLPVTDVHAEGWLGELLSQHADKRLEPVDTPAAFAATLRPYQQRGLAWLSLMDRVGLGACLADDMGLGKTVQLLALAVSTAGRGPTLVVCPMSVVGNWQREAERFAPTLSVHVHHGDDRVGAAELARHDLVITTYGVVARDVANLSEVDWDRVVLDEAQYVKNSSSVQAKAVRALPARHRVALTGTPVENRLAELWSVMDFLNPGLLRTEHTFRARFAVPIERFGDQDAAARLRRITGPFLLRRLKTDQTVIDDLPEKFEVRQLCNLTAEQATLYKAVVDDMLGRIGESRGIKRKGLVLAAMTKLKQVCNHPAQLLGDGSRVAGRSGKVARLEEIVEQVLADGDKVLCFTQFVAFGRMLVGHLSSRFGIEVPFLHGGTPQRARDELVARFQSADGPSVLLVSLKAGGTGLNLTAANHVVHLDRWWNPAVEDQATDRAFRIGQRRDVQVRKFVCVGTLEERIDRLIAEKRALAQLVVGAGESWLTEMSTSELRELVTLAPEAVGE, from the coding sequence ATGGCGCTGTGGGCGGAGGATCCCGCGCTGCCCCGGGACGCCGACGGCGACGCACACCCGTTCGCCGTGCCACCGCCGCACGGCAAGGTGGAGACCCGCACGATCACGTTGCCGTCCACGGAATCCGGGCCGCTGGCGTCGACGGATCCGTCGGACGGGCAGCGGTTGCGGCCGTGGCAGGTTCCGGTCGGCGTGGTGGACGCGGCGGTGCTGGCAGAGCTGCTGGACGACGAGCTCGGTGACACGGTGCGGTTTCTCGCCGATGTCGCCGCGTTCGCCGAGAACCTGGTCTCGCGTGGCCGCGTCGTGCCGGACGAGGAATCCCGTTGGCGCGCGGTGCTGTCCGGTGTGGACTCCGCACGATTCGTCGCGCTGGCCGGGGCGATGCCGCCGGCGTGCCGCGCGGAGTCGCTCGACACGGATTCCGGCATCATCCTACAGTATACAGTGGACCGTATTGTGGATGAGGAAGTCCGGCGACGGCTCGCCGGCGTGCGGCTGAGCCGTGGACGGTCCGAACTGGACCGCTGGCTCGCGGCCCTGACGGGCGAGCCGAAGTCGTTCCCCGGCCTGGAAAAGCCGCTGGCGGCATGGCGGGCGACCGCGGCGTCGGACAGCCCGGTGCGCACCTGCTTCCGGCTCAGCTCGCCGGATCTGGAGGACGACGACTTCTGGCTGCTGGAAGTGCTGCTGCAGTCGGTGGACGACCCGAGCGTGCTGGTGCCGGCGAAGCAGATCTGGCACGGCAACGACGACGTGCTGTACCGGTGGATCGACGACCCGCAGGCGCAGGTGCTGGCCGACCTCGGCCGGGCCAGCCGCCTGCACCGGGGCCTGGAGCAGTTGCTGCGGCAGCCGCAGCCGGCCGAGCTGCGGACGGACGCCGATGGCGCCCATGCCTTCCTGCTCGACGCGGCGCTGCTCACGCAGGCCGGCTTCGCCGTGTTGCTGCCGGCGAAGTGGGGGCATCTCGGCATGCGGCTGTCGGCGCGCAGTCCGCAGGCGATCGGGACGGTCGCCCACGAACGGGGCATGGGCCTCAACCTGCTCGTCGACTACAAGTGGCAGCTGGCGCTGGGCGGCGAACCGCTCACCGACGCGGAGATGGCAACCCTGTCCGCGGCCAAGGTGCCGCTGGTACGACTCCGCGGCAGGTGGCTCCACCTGGACCGCAAACGTTTGGCAGCCGGTCTCGACTACCTCGGGCGAAGCGGTCGGGGCACCATGACCGCCGGCGAGGTGCTGTGGGCCGAGCAGGCCGACCTGCCGCTGCCCGTGACCGACGTGCACGCCGAGGGCTGGCTCGGTGAGCTGCTGTCCCAGCACGCCGACAAGCGACTCGAACCCGTGGACACCCCGGCCGCGTTCGCCGCGACCTTGCGGCCGTACCAGCAGCGGGGGCTGGCGTGGCTGAGCCTGATGGACCGGGTCGGGCTCGGCGCGTGCCTGGCCGACGACATGGGGCTGGGCAAGACCGTGCAGCTGCTGGCGCTGGCCGTGTCGACCGCCGGGCGCGGGCCGACGCTCGTGGTGTGCCCGATGTCCGTCGTCGGCAACTGGCAGCGGGAGGCGGAGCGGTTCGCGCCCACGCTGTCCGTGCACGTCCATCACGGCGACGACCGGGTGGGCGCCGCGGAACTCGCCCGGCACGACCTCGTGATCACCACCTACGGCGTGGTCGCACGGGACGTGGCCAACCTGTCCGAAGTGGACTGGGATCGGGTCGTGCTCGACGAGGCGCAGTACGTCAAGAACAGCTCTTCGGTGCAGGCCAAGGCGGTTCGCGCGCTGCCGGCCCGACACCGGGTCGCGCTCACCGGGACGCCGGTGGAGAACCGGCTGGCCGAGCTGTGGTCGGTGATGGATTTCCTGAATCCTGGGCTGCTGCGCACCGAGCACACGTTCCGGGCCCGGTTCGCGGTGCCGATCGAGCGGTTCGGCGACCAGGACGCGGCGGCTCGGCTGCGCCGGATCACCGGACCGTTCCTGTTGCGGCGCTTGAAGACCGATCAGACCGTGATCGACGACCTGCCGGAGAAGTTCGAGGTGCGCCAGCTGTGCAACCTCACCGCCGAGCAGGCCACGCTGTACAAGGCAGTCGTCGACGACATGCTCGGTCGCATCGGCGAAAGCCGTGGTATCAAACGCAAGGGTCTCGTGCTGGCCGCCATGACCAAGCTCAAGCAGGTGTGCAACCACCCGGCCCAGCTGCTCGGCGACGGCTCGCGGGTCGCCGGCCGCTCCGGCAAGGTCGCGCGGCTGGAGGAGATCGTCGAGCAGGTGCTCGCCGACGGCGACAAGGTGCTGTGCTTCACCCAGTTCGTCGCCTTCGGCCGCATGCTCGTCGGTCACCTGTCCTCGCGCTTCGGCATCGAGGTTCCCTTCCTGCACGGCGGCACCCCGCAACGTGCTCGCGACGAGTTGGTCGCCCGCTTCCAGTCCGCCGACGGCCCTTCCGTGCTGCTGGTGTCGTTGAAAGCCGGCGGCACCGGGCTGAACCTGACCGCCGCCAACCATGTCGTGCATCTCGACCGCTGGTGGAACCCCGCCGTCGAGGACCAGGCCACCGACCGTGCTTTCCGCATCGGGCAACGCCGGGACGTCCAGGTGCGCAAGTTCGTCTGCGTCGGCACCCTGGAGGAACGGATCGACCGCCTCATCGCCGAGAAGCGGGCCCTGGCCCAGCTCGTCGTCGGCGCCGGCGAGAGCTGGCTGACCGAGATGTCCACCAGCGAGCTTCGGGAACTCGTCACTCTCGCCCCGGAGGCCGTCGGTGAGTAG
- a CDS encoding MarR family transcriptional regulator: protein MTYPTAGRAWQAMRSLVLEQHDRRAEVCQALDMSFIKVKALYKLARGPMTMRELTDALATDKPYTTLVVDYLEDRGLVERTRHPEDRRSKIVTITAKGAAEAEKANAILGAPPAPLLALPEEDLAELDRILAKLAGD from the coding sequence ATGACCTACCCGACCGCGGGCCGTGCCTGGCAGGCGATGCGGTCGCTGGTGTTGGAGCAGCACGACCGCCGCGCCGAGGTCTGCCAGGCACTGGACATGAGCTTCATCAAGGTGAAGGCGCTGTACAAGCTGGCCCGGGGCCCGATGACCATGCGCGAGCTGACCGACGCTCTGGCCACCGACAAGCCGTACACCACGCTGGTGGTGGACTACCTCGAGGACCGCGGCCTGGTGGAGCGCACGCGGCACCCGGAGGACCGCCGCTCCAAGATCGTGACGATCACGGCGAAGGGCGCCGCCGAGGCGGAGAAGGCGAACGCGATCCTCGGCGCGCCCCCGGCCCCGCTGTTGGCGCTGCCCGAGGAGGATCTGGCCGAGCTGGACCGGATCCTGGCCAAGCTGGCGGGCGACTGA
- a CDS encoding MFS transporter has protein sequence MPELSRRRRQLVLAICCMSLFIVGLDNTIVNLALPAIQHDLNASVSSLQWTIDAYVLVLASLLMLAGSTADRVGRRRTFQTGLTLFGLGSLLCSVAPNAGALIAFRMVQAVGGSMLNPVAMSIISNTFTDGRERAKAIGVWGGVVGLSMALGPLLGGALVESAGWPSIFWVNVPVCIAAIILAAKFVPESRSPRPRRLDPVGQLLVIVLFAGLTYGIIEGPGHGWGSLEIIGCFALAALAALGLALYEPRREEPLLDVRFFRSVPFSGTTLIAISGFAALAGYLFLNALYLQQVRGLTALEAGLLSLPSAAITAVLAPLSGRVVAHRGARLPLVIAGIGIILSGLLLTQLTVNWPIPLLLLPYIAFGIGFGTLNAPITNTAVSGMPRAQAGVAAAVASTSRQLGAALGVAIIGSVVTSHVTGPFATGFTAASHLGWWIMVGCGGLVLAMGILTTSRWARRTADTAAATFESDEPRIPVTTS, from the coding sequence GTGCCTGAGCTCAGCCGCCGCCGGCGGCAGCTCGTGTTGGCCATCTGCTGCATGAGCCTGTTCATCGTCGGCCTGGACAACACCATCGTGAACCTCGCGCTGCCGGCCATCCAGCACGACCTGAACGCCTCGGTGAGCAGCCTGCAGTGGACCATCGACGCCTACGTGCTGGTGCTGGCCAGCCTGCTCATGCTGGCCGGCTCGACGGCCGACCGGGTGGGCCGCCGCCGCACCTTCCAGACCGGCCTGACCCTGTTCGGCCTCGGGTCCCTGCTGTGCAGCGTGGCCCCGAACGCCGGCGCGCTGATCGCCTTCCGGATGGTGCAGGCGGTCGGCGGCTCGATGCTCAACCCGGTCGCCATGTCGATCATCAGCAACACCTTCACGGACGGCCGCGAGCGCGCCAAGGCGATCGGCGTCTGGGGCGGCGTCGTCGGCCTGAGCATGGCGCTGGGCCCGCTGCTCGGCGGCGCGCTGGTGGAGTCCGCCGGCTGGCCGTCGATCTTCTGGGTCAACGTGCCGGTCTGCATCGCCGCGATCATCCTGGCCGCCAAGTTCGTGCCGGAGTCCCGCTCGCCGCGCCCGCGCCGGCTGGACCCGGTCGGCCAGCTGCTGGTGATCGTGCTGTTCGCCGGCCTGACGTACGGCATCATCGAGGGCCCGGGCCACGGCTGGGGCTCACTGGAGATCATCGGCTGCTTCGCGCTGGCCGCACTGGCGGCGCTCGGCCTCGCCCTGTACGAGCCGCGGCGCGAGGAACCGCTGCTCGACGTGCGGTTCTTCCGCAGCGTCCCGTTCTCGGGCACGACCCTGATCGCGATCAGCGGCTTCGCGGCGCTGGCCGGCTACCTGTTCCTCAACGCCCTCTACCTCCAGCAGGTCCGTGGCCTGACGGCGCTGGAAGCAGGGCTGCTTTCACTCCCGTCCGCCGCAATCACGGCGGTCCTCGCTCCACTGTCGGGCCGCGTCGTCGCCCACCGCGGCGCCCGGCTGCCGCTGGTCATCGCCGGCATCGGCATCATTCTCAGCGGCCTGCTGCTCACCCAGCTGACCGTGAACTGGCCGATCCCGCTGCTGCTGCTCCCGTACATCGCGTTCGGCATCGGCTTCGGCACGCTGAACGCGCCGATCACCAACACGGCGGTCTCCGGCATGCCCCGCGCGCAGGCCGGCGTGGCCGCGGCGGTGGCGTCGACCAGCCGGCAGCTCGGCGCCGCGCTGGGCGTGGCGATCATCGGCTCGGTGGTCACCTCGCACGTCACCGGCCCGTTCGCCACCGGATTCACCGCGGCCAGCCACCTCGGCTGGTGGATCATGGTCGGCTGCGGCGGGCTGGTGCTGGCCATGGGTATTCTGACCACGAGCCGGTGGGCTCGGCGCACCGCCGACACCGCCGCGGCGACCTTCGAGAGCGACGAGCCCAGGATTCCGGTGACGACGTCATGA
- a CDS encoding ImmA/IrrE family metallo-endopeptidase, whose product MALFTTACPVNAREQKWIEESQAWFRATFGEPRPVVLPGSFTHQDLVTQVCRHMDVDPGQLTVELFGDSAEEDLARAAGLTRRSTGAAGHYRREGGRPVIAVDQTLAPTRLIATIAHELGHVRLDGVHDGADHEPLTDLLTVHFGLGIFTANACFDLTRDNRRRIVRRLGYLTEPMYGYALARHAWLRGERRPTWARYLDVNPRVYLRRGLRYLTTVGQSGEP is encoded by the coding sequence GTGGCTTTGTTCACCACTGCGTGCCCGGTGAACGCGCGGGAACAGAAGTGGATCGAGGAATCCCAGGCCTGGTTCCGGGCCACCTTCGGCGAACCGCGCCCCGTCGTGCTGCCCGGCTCCTTCACGCACCAGGACCTCGTCACGCAGGTGTGCCGACACATGGACGTGGATCCGGGCCAGCTCACCGTCGAGCTCTTCGGCGACTCCGCCGAGGAGGACCTTGCCCGCGCCGCCGGCCTCACCCGGCGGTCCACGGGCGCCGCCGGCCACTACCGCCGGGAGGGCGGCCGCCCGGTCATCGCCGTCGACCAGACCCTCGCGCCGACCCGACTCATCGCCACGATCGCGCACGAGCTCGGGCACGTCCGCCTCGACGGCGTCCACGACGGCGCCGACCACGAACCGCTCACCGACCTGCTGACCGTCCACTTCGGCCTCGGCATCTTCACCGCCAACGCCTGCTTCGACCTCACCCGGGACAACCGCCGGCGCATCGTCCGTCGCCTCGGCTACCTGACCGAGCCGATGTACGGCTACGCGCTCGCCCGCCACGCCTGGCTCCGCGGCGAGCGACGCCCGACCTGGGCTCGGTATCTGGATGTGAACCCGCGCGTCTACCTGCGGCGAGGCCTCCGCTACCTGACCACCGTCGGACAATCCGGCGAACCGTAG
- the pnuC gene encoding nicotinamide riboside transporter PnuC yields MIDWLNQVLFVLGDDQVSVAELLGFVTGGACVVLTVLAHVANFPVGIANSAFFLVLFVSAQFYADAGLQVIYIVLGFVGWWQWVRGGPQRTALEPGHASPLMLAGCLAFVVLGTAGLTVLLTAVDDAAPFWDALTTAISLAAQFLLNAKKIESWFFWIAADVIYVPFYLVKRLDLTAIVYVLFLGLCVLGLRQWRRTLVPA; encoded by the coding sequence ATGATCGACTGGCTCAACCAGGTGCTGTTCGTGCTCGGCGACGACCAGGTGTCGGTGGCCGAGCTGCTCGGCTTCGTCACCGGCGGCGCCTGCGTGGTGCTGACGGTGCTGGCCCACGTGGCGAACTTCCCGGTCGGCATCGCCAACAGCGCGTTCTTCCTGGTGCTCTTCGTGTCGGCGCAGTTCTACGCCGACGCCGGGCTGCAGGTGATCTACATCGTGCTGGGCTTCGTCGGCTGGTGGCAGTGGGTGCGCGGCGGCCCGCAGCGGACGGCGCTGGAGCCGGGGCACGCAAGTCCGTTGATGCTTGCGGGCTGCCTCGCGTTCGTGGTGCTCGGCACGGCCGGTCTCACGGTCCTGCTGACGGCGGTGGACGACGCGGCGCCGTTCTGGGACGCGCTGACCACGGCGATCTCGCTGGCGGCGCAGTTCCTGCTGAACGCGAAGAAGATCGAGAGCTGGTTCTTCTGGATCGCCGCCGATGTCATCTATGTGCCGTTCTACCTGGTGAAGCGCCTCGATCTGACGGCGATCGTGTACGTGCTGTTCCTGGGCCTGTGCGTGCTGGGGCTGCGCCAGTGGCGGCGGACGCTGGTGCCGGCGTGA
- a CDS encoding AAA family ATPase, which produces MTYEHGLVLGKFYPPHAGHHHLVRTAAAQCRRLTVLVEAASVESIPLADRVEWLREVHPGVQVVGTRCDVPVDMADEPIWAAQVAVMRAALGGTAVDAVFTSEKYGDELARRFDAEHVLVDPARLNVPVSATAIRADLAGQWDFLDPVVRAGLATRLVFVGAESTGTTTVSRLVAEAFRARGGVWERTGWVEEYGRDYTYVKWRAEGGELDGLVWMPADFDKIAAEQRRREDEAAAAGSPLLVCDTDAFATAVWERRYVGSWRPRVGVGDFYLLTDHVGVPWLDDGLREGDLAVRAEMTAWFTTALQESGHAWALLTGSLRERVDLAMKIAEQTLRQRMTFAEPLG; this is translated from the coding sequence GTGACGTACGAACACGGCCTGGTGCTGGGCAAGTTCTACCCACCGCACGCTGGGCACCATCACCTCGTGCGGACCGCGGCCGCGCAGTGCCGGCGGCTGACGGTGCTGGTGGAGGCGGCGAGCGTGGAGTCGATCCCGCTGGCCGACCGCGTCGAGTGGCTGCGCGAAGTGCACCCGGGAGTACAGGTCGTCGGCACCCGCTGCGACGTCCCGGTGGACATGGCCGACGAGCCGATCTGGGCGGCGCAGGTGGCGGTGATGCGCGCGGCGCTCGGCGGAACGGCTGTGGATGCGGTGTTCACCTCGGAGAAGTACGGCGACGAGCTGGCTCGGCGGTTCGACGCGGAGCATGTGCTCGTGGATCCGGCGCGGCTGAACGTCCCCGTGTCGGCGACGGCGATCCGGGCGGACCTCGCCGGCCAGTGGGACTTCCTCGACCCGGTGGTCCGGGCCGGCCTGGCGACCCGGTTGGTGTTCGTCGGGGCGGAGTCCACGGGCACGACGACGGTGTCCCGGCTGGTCGCCGAGGCGTTTCGGGCCCGCGGTGGCGTGTGGGAGCGGACCGGCTGGGTCGAGGAGTACGGCCGCGACTACACGTACGTGAAGTGGCGGGCCGAAGGTGGTGAACTGGACGGTTTGGTTTGGATGCCGGCGGACTTCGACAAGATCGCCGCCGAGCAACGCCGCCGCGAGGACGAGGCCGCCGCGGCCGGATCGCCGCTGCTGGTCTGCGACACCGACGCGTTCGCGACCGCCGTGTGGGAGCGCCGGTACGTCGGTTCGTGGCGGCCGCGGGTCGGGGTCGGCGACTTCTACCTGCTCACCGATCACGTCGGCGTGCCGTGGCTGGATGACGGTTTGCGTGAAGGCGACCTTGCCGTCCGGGCCGAGATGACCGCCTGGTTCACCACCGCGCTGCAGGAATCCGGGCACGCGTGGGCGCTGCTCACGGGGAGCTTGCGGGAGCGGGTGGACCTGGCGATGAAGATCGCCGAGCAGACGTTGCGGCAGCGGATGACCTTCGCCGAGCCGCTGGGCTGA
- a CDS encoding sensor histidine kinase: protein MSLAGYPARVPSFLGQLLRRGAPVIAATPRDVPDLVVDPTPVPGWQRISAMCSAESQPEPDSLMVRACRYVVLVPMVYRFVVLPAMLLPVIAAGHAGVGLAVGMLLFVLNAATIVWALRVPGVLNESMRGLLITDACIAFGANLLVSYVDPGASVLTWTHLVGSVALWTVAWGIPFGLLLAALSVPLQAAMSVNVITLASNTLLLGVTIVTSTGALLLVGLGTRLALGLGIRRGREAEAAKVRRELHDTVLQALEAMALPAPGDEKHAAERLAELRGIARAQAMELRRGLAGEPDLPQPTTIGEDLTLLATEMAREGLRAQLVFAEIDDSTMPEARRRAVREAAREALRNTMKHSGTNEAVLRIEERDGGIAVIARDHGSGFSDADRPAGFGISESITARLAEVGGRSHVDSQPGRGTRVTLWVPR, encoded by the coding sequence ATGTCGTTGGCCGGATACCCGGCGCGGGTGCCGAGTTTCCTCGGGCAGCTGCTGCGCCGGGGCGCGCCGGTGATCGCGGCCACGCCGAGGGACGTGCCGGACCTGGTGGTGGACCCGACCCCAGTGCCGGGCTGGCAGCGGATCTCGGCGATGTGCTCGGCGGAGAGCCAGCCGGAGCCGGACTCGCTGATGGTCCGCGCCTGCCGGTACGTGGTGCTGGTGCCGATGGTGTACCGGTTCGTGGTGCTGCCGGCGATGCTGCTGCCAGTGATCGCGGCCGGTCATGCCGGAGTCGGCCTCGCGGTGGGAATGCTGCTGTTCGTGTTGAACGCGGCGACGATCGTGTGGGCGCTGCGGGTGCCGGGCGTGTTGAACGAGTCGATGCGTGGCCTGCTGATCACCGACGCGTGCATCGCCTTCGGGGCGAATCTCCTTGTGTCCTACGTAGACCCGGGTGCGTCGGTGCTGACCTGGACGCATCTGGTCGGCTCGGTCGCGTTGTGGACGGTCGCGTGGGGAATCCCGTTCGGGCTGCTGCTCGCGGCGCTGAGCGTGCCGCTGCAGGCGGCGATGTCCGTGAACGTGATCACGTTGGCCAGCAACACGTTGCTGCTGGGCGTGACGATCGTGACGTCGACCGGCGCGCTGCTGCTGGTCGGCCTGGGCACACGGTTGGCGCTGGGGTTGGGCATTCGGCGCGGGCGCGAGGCCGAGGCGGCGAAGGTGCGGCGCGAGTTGCACGACACGGTGCTGCAAGCGTTGGAGGCCATGGCTTTGCCGGCGCCCGGCGACGAGAAGCACGCGGCCGAGCGACTCGCGGAGCTTCGCGGCATCGCCCGTGCGCAGGCGATGGAACTCCGCCGGGGGCTCGCGGGCGAGCCGGATCTGCCGCAGCCGACGACCATCGGTGAGGATCTCACCCTGCTGGCGACGGAAATGGCCCGCGAGGGGCTGCGGGCCCAGTTGGTGTTCGCGGAGATCGACGACAGCACGATGCCGGAGGCGCGGCGGCGGGCCGTTCGCGAGGCGGCGCGGGAAGCTCTGCGTAACACGATGAAGCATTCCGGCACGAACGAGGCCGTGCTGCGGATCGAGGAGCGGGACGGCGGCATCGCCGTGATCGCCCGTGATCACGGCAGCGGTTTCAGCGACGCCGACCGCCCGGCCGGCTTCGGCATCAGCGAATCGATCACGGCCCGGTTGGCCGAGGTCGGCGGCCGCTCGCACGTGGATTCCCAGCCGGGCCGGGGAACCCGGGTGACGCTGTGGGTGCCCCGGTGA